A window of Bacteroidota bacterium contains these coding sequences:
- the bfr gene encoding bacterioferritin has protein sequence MKGNEKLLPVLNSLLAEELTVISQYMVHSEMCENWGYGKLLTAIRKQAMDEMHHAEWLIERILFFDGIPIVSKLNPIKIGKTVAEMISNDNNYELNAVQEYNVAIKLAREVGDQGSVDLLTKILKMEEDHVDWAEAQLTQIEQMGMENYLINQTEGPV, from the coding sequence ATGAAAGGCAATGAAAAATTACTTCCAGTCTTGAATTCGCTTTTGGCAGAAGAACTCACAGTCATAAGCCAATACATGGTACATTCAGAAATGTGCGAAAACTGGGGTTATGGTAAACTTCTCACAGCAATAAGAAAACAGGCTATGGATGAAATGCACCACGCCGAGTGGCTTATTGAACGAATCCTTTTCTTTGACGGTATACCAATTGTATCCAAACTTAATCCAATAAAAATTGGCAAAACTGTTGCAGAAATGATCAGTAACGACAATAACTATGAACTTAACGCTGTACAGGAATACAACGTTGCCATCAAACTTGCACGAGAAGTTGGCGATCAAGGTTCTGTTGACCTGCTGACCAAGATACTTAAAATGGAAGAAGATCACGTTGATTGGGCTGAAGCCCAACTTACACAAATTGAGCAAATGGGTATGGAAAATTATTTGATTAACCAGACTGAAGGACCGGTATAA